A region of Lycium barbarum isolate Lr01 chromosome 1, ASM1917538v2, whole genome shotgun sequence DNA encodes the following proteins:
- the LOC132616670 gene encoding secreted RxLR effector protein 161-like, whose amino-acid sequence MQNSSPVDTPISKGHALGSQMCPKTLEEKEKMSRVPYRSSVGSLMYAMVCTRPDICQEVGLVSRYQTDPGLAHWQAVKRIMRYLKGTADYALCYQGDKDLRLVGYSDVDHGGDLDERKSTSGYVFLLSDGAISWSSKKQSCISLSTMEAEYVALASAAQEAVWLKRFLEHLLDITEDAEPVLVYYDSEAAISSTKDPKFHCKTKYIDIKYNYARDMVKRKVVNVKYVSTKDMLADPLTKPLSRDAFVRHTRSQGLRRF is encoded by the coding sequence ATGCAAAATAGTAGCCCTGTTGATACTCCTATCAGTAAAGGCCATGCCTTGGGTAGTCAAATGTGTCCTAAGACTcttgaagagaaagaaaaaatgagCCGAGTTCCTTATAGgagctcagtcggaagtctaatgtatgctatggTGTGTACCAGACCTGATATCTGTCAAGAAGTTGGCTTGGTAAGTAGATATCAAACCGACCCAGGTTTAGCACATTGGCAAGCAGTAAAGAGAATCATgagatatctgaagggaactgcTGATTATGCACTTTGTTACCAAGGCGACAAAGATCTGCGATTAGTTGGATACAGTGATGTTGATCATGGAGGAGATCTAGACGAGAGGAAGTCTACCTCAGGATATGTTTTCTTACTCAGTGATGGTGCCATATCATGGAGTAGTAAGAAACAATCATGTATATCACTATCTACTATGGAAGCTGAATATGTGGCTCTCGCATCAGCAGCACAAGAAGCTGTTTGGTTGAAAAGGTTCTTGGAACACTTATTGGATATCACAGAAGATGCTGAACCAGTGTTAGTCTACTATGACAGTGAGGCTGCAATTTCCTCTACCAAGGACCCTAAGTTTCATTGCAAAACCAAATACATAGATATCAAGTATAACTATGCGAGAGACATGGTTAAACGCAAGGTAGTGAACGTGAAGTATGTGTCTACAAAAGATATGTTAGCAGATCCATTGACCAAGCCTTTGTCTAGAGATGCATTTGTGAGACACACTAGGTCTCAAGGCTTGCGTAGATTCTAA